The following proteins are encoded in a genomic region of Selenomonadales bacterium:
- a CDS encoding DUF433 domain-containing protein: MAVRFGRITVNPEVCMGQPTIRGVRITVAFVLKLLASGMTQEEVLEAYPELVKEDILQSIEYAAWLAGEYHRPTPVYAERGV, from the coding sequence GTGGCTGTACGATTCGGTCGAATAACTGTAAATCCTGAGGTCTGCATGGGGCAGCCAACCATCAGGGGAGTCCGCATTACGGTTGCCTTTGTCCTCAAGTTGTTGGCTTCAGGCATGACCCAAGAGGAAGTTCTAGAGGCATACCCAGAGTTAGTCAAGGAAGACATCCTTCAATCCATCGAATATGCAGCCTGGCTAGCTGGCGAGTATCACCGTCCGACTCCCGTGTATGCTGAACGCGGCGTATGA
- a CDS encoding DUF5615 family PIN-like protein → MKLKFIADVHISPRTVGALQSTGYDICRVTDKLASTASDHDIIRLARDEQSVIITQDLDFSAIVAQGGLNGPSVITLRVANAKPDAITRLLASILPLIEAELVAGAIISIDEREYRIKRLYTEA, encoded by the coding sequence ATGAAGCTGAAGTTCATAGCAGATGTCCATATATCCCCGCGCACTGTCGGGGCACTGCAGAGCACGGGGTATGATATCTGTCGAGTTACCGACAAGCTTGCCTCTACAGCCTCTGATCATGACATTATCCGCTTAGCGCGCGACGAACAATCCGTGATCATCACTCAGGATTTGGATTTTTCGGCTATTGTAGCCCAGGGCGGGCTTAACGGGCCGAGCGTTATAACGTTGAGAGTCGCGAATGCCAAGCCTGATGCCATCACACGACTCTTGGCGTCCATCCTGCCTTTGATTGAGGCCGAACTCGTTGCAGGCGCAATCATATCAATCGATGAACGGGAGTATCGCATTAAGAGGCTTTACACTGAGGCCTAG
- the tadA gene encoding Flp pilus assembly complex ATPase component TadA, producing MLRKKLGELLLEEGVITQEQLASALATSNGSRLGETLVTQGFVSEEKLYRIIAKQHGARFVLLRDITPEQEAVKLLSAATARRYRCLPLKRTPDTLQLAIADPLNVLAVSDISLITGLKVELVVMTPRDIEKALARLYGETTTPGEVSTAGEGEATPVVRMVNRLIAQACQERASDIHLESQDDGVRVRYRVDGVLQDVSRLDKDMSLALFSRLKVMAQLDISERRLPQDGSFRFNGPQGSFDLRVSTLPTVSGEKVVLRLLNSGRVELSLQKLGLAQADRERLERMLTQSYGMILITGPTGSGKTTTLYSAVHHLHHPSRNICTVEDPVEFRLPGITQVNVNQKIGLSFASVLRAFVRQDPDVILVGEIRDYETADIAIRSALTGHLVLSSLHTNDAASTVTRLSEMGVEPFLIAASIVGVVAQRLVRKLCPACRQPHVLPAQSPELRALGLDAAEQHKFYLPTGCDKCHGEGFRGRVGVFEVMSVSEEMRAAIVRQAATGELRAVARRAGSRSLLADAVDKAREGLTTVAEALRVAYQEG from the coding sequence ATGCTGCGCAAAAAACTGGGAGAGCTACTGCTTGAGGAAGGAGTCATTACACAGGAGCAGTTAGCGAGCGCACTGGCTACATCAAACGGCTCTCGCCTGGGCGAAACCTTAGTAACGCAAGGATTCGTCAGTGAGGAGAAGCTTTACCGTATTATCGCCAAACAACACGGAGCGCGTTTTGTGCTGCTGCGCGATATTACCCCCGAACAAGAGGCCGTAAAACTCCTTAGCGCCGCCACTGCGCGGCGCTATCGGTGTTTGCCGCTTAAGCGCACGCCAGACACCCTGCAGTTAGCTATCGCCGACCCCCTAAATGTACTAGCCGTCAGCGACATTTCGTTAATAACGGGTCTAAAAGTCGAACTGGTAGTCATGACGCCGCGCGACATCGAGAAGGCCCTAGCTCGCCTCTACGGCGAAACGACGACTCCCGGTGAGGTGTCTACAGCCGGGGAGGGCGAGGCCACGCCTGTCGTGCGCATGGTCAATCGCCTGATTGCACAGGCCTGCCAAGAGCGCGCCTCCGACATCCACCTAGAGTCCCAAGACGACGGCGTACGCGTGCGCTACCGCGTCGACGGCGTGCTGCAGGACGTAAGCCGATTAGATAAAGACATGTCGCTCGCGCTGTTCTCGCGCCTTAAAGTTATGGCCCAGCTCGATATTTCCGAACGGCGTCTGCCCCAAGACGGGTCGTTCCGTTTTAATGGCCCGCAGGGCTCGTTTGACTTGCGCGTCTCTACCCTGCCGACAGTCAGCGGCGAGAAAGTCGTGCTGCGCCTGCTAAACAGCGGCCGCGTCGAGTTGTCCTTACAGAAGCTCGGGTTAGCTCAAGCCGACCGCGAACGGTTAGAGCGCATGCTGACGCAGAGCTACGGCATGATTCTTATTACCGGCCCCACCGGGAGCGGCAAGACAACCACCCTTTATTCCGCCGTGCATCACCTGCACCATCCCTCGCGCAACATCTGCACCGTGGAAGACCCGGTGGAGTTTCGCCTGCCGGGAATCACCCAGGTAAACGTCAACCAAAAGATAGGCCTGTCCTTTGCGAGCGTCCTGCGCGCCTTCGTGCGGCAGGACCCGGACGTGATCCTGGTCGGCGAGATTAGAGACTACGAAACAGCAGACATCGCCATCCGCTCCGCGCTGACCGGGCATCTGGTGTTGTCGTCGCTACACACCAACGATGCCGCCAGCACCGTAACGCGCTTAAGCGAGATGGGGGTCGAGCCGTTTCTTATTGCCGCGTCGATAGTCGGCGTGGTGGCGCAGCGGCTCGTGCGCAAACTCTGCCCGGCCTGTAGGCAGCCGCATGTGTTGCCGGCACAGTCGCCGGAGTTGCGCGCCTTAGGGCTTGACGCGGCAGAACAGCACAAGTTCTATTTGCCTACGGGGTGTGACAAGTGTCACGGGGAGGGTTTCCGCGGCCGCGTCGGCGTCTTTGAAGTTATGAGCGTAAGCGAAGAAATGCGCGCCGCCATCGTACGCCAAGCTGCGACCGGCGAGCTTCGGGCAGTGGCACGGCGCGCGGGCTCCCGTTCACTGCTTGCAGACGCCGTAGACAAAGCGCGGGAAGGTCTCACCACC